Proteins from a single region of Nymphaea colorata isolate Beijing-Zhang1983 unplaced genomic scaffold, ASM883128v2 scaffold0770, whole genome shotgun sequence:
- the LOC116245608 gene encoding uncharacterized protein LOC116245608 gives MFAYGYAAYFPNVAATTPQTDFSSQVILYTFTALLAILGYGLLIAYSDNSAVAGLMTTLIVVAISVQSAPLLLQFWNNVFNGFGPNAELSLNTERITMVLCTSLLTALTSLVGRLGKIETLIVVLIYNIGWTLSYKVTQYLQLKNAPSVPVLYDDYGTNYVYVFAGFFALVTSIILNCRPGKPSSTGSRHSAFIGLIGTGFIFACFPFTGILYPTVNAFRNQEGPLNIYFALTASVICTYISSAIFGQQKVGVRESLVGVLSGGVTIGVVAGTINNIGASIAIGASQDC, from the coding sequence ATGTTTGCCTATGGATACGCAGCATATTTCCCAAACGTCGCCGCAACTACGCCTCAAACCGACTTCTCAAGTCAGGTGATACTCTACACATTCACGGCGTTACTGGCCATCTTGGGATACGGACTTCTAATTGCCTATTCAGACAACTCTGCAGTGGCAGGATTGATGACCACTCTCATCGTTGTGGCGATTAGCGTACAGTCTGCTCCacttttgcttcaattttggaATAACGTTTTCAATGGATTCGGCCCCAACGCAGAGTTGAGTTTGAACACTGAAAGGATAACCATGGTGCTATGTACTTCTTTACTGACTGCACTAACAAGTCTCGTCGGTAGGTTAGGAAAGATTGAAACTCTAATTGTTGTACTGATCTACAACATCGGCTGGACACTATCATACAAAGTCACTCAGTACCTCCAGCTTAAGAACGCACCCTCAGTTCCAGTGCTCTATGATGATTATGGAACCAACTACGTTTATGTTTTTGCTGGATTTTTCGCGCTCGTTACATCAATTATCCTCAACTGTAGACCCGGAAAGCCATCATCAACAGGCTCAAGACACTCTGCTTTCATTGGCTTAATCGGAACTGGCTTCATTTTTGCTTGCTTCCCTTTTACTGGTATTCTTTATCCAACAGTTAACGCTTTTAGGAATCAAGAAGGACCTCTCAACATCTACTTTGCCCTAACTGCCAGTGTCATCTGCACTTATATCAGCAGCGCAATCTTCGGACAGCAAAAAGTTGGAGTTAGAGAATCTTTGGTTGGAGTTCTTAGCGGTGGAGTTACCATCGGTGTTGTTGCAGGAACTATCAATAACATTGGTGCTTCTATTGCTATTGGAGCTTCTCAGGACTGTTAA